Proteins encoded in a region of the Streptomyces sp. NBC_00310 genome:
- a CDS encoding DAK2 domain-containing protein, with protein MPQVPQTFFDALAVRTWCGLALAALGRAREEIDAINVYPVADGDTGTNLYLTMESAVAAVEAVFAGHETGGPPAGAGKPTLAQAARAMAHGALIGARGNSGTILAQLLRGMAQVLADDGEAAHTDGQGLRLALRHAADSARDAVAHPVEGTVLTVASAAADAATDAEGDCGTVARAAYEGAGTALAATPAQLAALARAGVVDAGGRGLVAVLAALVETFTGEAPRAVAVSGGHARVADVAAVVEVCADDRPEAEGPAFEVIYLLEAEDAAVARLRRRLDELGDSLVVVGGDGLWNVHVHVDDAGAAVEAGVEAGRPYRIRITHFGAEDAHMTGEAGRRPRERAQRAVVAVVPGEGLAGLYTEAGATTVLARPGEPPASGELVEAVRRAHAREVVLLPNDADLRHTAAAAAEQARAEGVRVALIPTRSAVQGIAALAVHEPDRRFDEDVVSMTSAAGATRYAEVVIAERQSWTMAGICQAGDVLGLIEGDVAVIGSDVTRTATAVVDRMLAAGGEMVTLVLGDEAPTDVVDHVETRVREGYLAVDTVVYRGGRQGALLLIGVE; from the coding sequence GTGCCGCAGGTGCCGCAGACGTTCTTCGATGCTCTCGCGGTACGCACCTGGTGCGGACTCGCGCTGGCGGCGCTGGGTCGCGCGCGCGAGGAGATCGACGCCATCAACGTGTACCCGGTGGCCGACGGCGACACCGGCACGAACCTGTACCTGACGATGGAGTCGGCGGTGGCGGCCGTCGAGGCGGTGTTCGCGGGCCACGAGACCGGAGGTCCGCCCGCCGGTGCGGGGAAGCCGACGCTCGCCCAGGCCGCGCGGGCCATGGCGCACGGCGCGCTGATCGGGGCCCGGGGCAACTCCGGGACGATCCTCGCCCAGCTCCTGAGGGGCATGGCCCAGGTCCTCGCCGATGACGGTGAGGCGGCCCACACCGACGGCCAGGGCCTGCGACTCGCCCTCCGGCACGCCGCAGACTCCGCCCGCGACGCCGTCGCCCATCCCGTCGAGGGCACCGTCCTCACGGTCGCCTCCGCCGCCGCCGACGCGGCCACCGACGCCGAGGGCGACTGCGGAACGGTCGCCCGCGCCGCCTACGAGGGCGCCGGTACGGCCCTGGCGGCCACCCCCGCCCAACTGGCCGCCCTGGCCCGCGCCGGCGTCGTGGACGCGGGCGGACGGGGACTGGTGGCGGTGCTGGCGGCGCTGGTGGAGACGTTCACGGGGGAGGCGCCGAGGGCGGTGGCCGTTTCCGGGGGGCACGCGCGCGTGGCCGACGTCGCCGCGGTCGTGGAGGTGTGCGCGGACGACCGGCCCGAAGCGGAGGGGCCCGCCTTCGAGGTGATCTATCTCCTGGAGGCGGAGGACGCGGCCGTGGCCCGCCTGCGGCGCCGGCTGGACGAGTTGGGCGACTCGCTCGTCGTGGTCGGCGGGGACGGGTTGTGGAACGTCCATGTGCACGTCGACGACGCCGGGGCCGCCGTGGAGGCCGGGGTCGAGGCCGGGCGGCCGTACCGGATCCGGATCACGCACTTCGGGGCCGAGGACGCCCACATGACCGGTGAGGCCGGGCGCCGGCCGCGCGAGCGCGCCCAGCGGGCCGTGGTGGCCGTCGTGCCGGGGGAGGGGCTGGCCGGGCTCTACACCGAGGCCGGCGCGACCACGGTCCTGGCCCGCCCCGGGGAGCCGCCCGCCAGCGGGGAGCTCGTGGAGGCCGTACGGCGTGCCCACGCGCGCGAGGTGGTGCTGCTGCCCAACGACGCGGACCTCCGCCACACGGCGGCGGCCGCCGCCGAGCAGGCCCGCGCCGAGGGCGTCCGGGTCGCCCTCATCCCCACCCGCTCGGCCGTCCAGGGCATCGCCGCCCTCGCCGTCCACGAGCCCGACCGCCGCTTCGACGAGGACGTCGTCTCCATGACCTCCGCGGCAGGCGCCACCCGCTACGCCGAGGTCGTCATCGCCGAGCGCCAGTCCTGGACCATGGCCGGCATCTGCCAGGCCGGGGACGTCCTCGGCCTCATCGAGGGCGATGTCGCCGTCATCGGCTCCGACGTCACGCGGACGGCGACCGCGGTGGTCGACCGCATGCTCGCCGCCGGCGGCGAAATGGTCACCCTCGTCCTGGGCGACGAGGCCCCCACCGACGTCGTGGACCACGTGGAGACCCGGGTGCGGGAGGGATACCTGGCGGTGGACACGGTGGTGTACCGGGGCGGGCGGCAGGGCGCGCTGCTGCTGATCGGTGTGGAGTAG
- a CDS encoding ATP synthase F0 subunit B, which yields MDVQKKLDEIVSVVSGARSMPMSASCVVNRAELLSLLDELRAALPDSLAQARELIGDRDTMVERARQEAERIIENAHAERGSLISDTEVARRSQNEADRILGEARQEAEEVRAEADDYVDSKLANFEVVLTKTLGSVGRGREKLLGTGPGLDGQGYVDPEEDDAPERSHDPEQLRRDADAYVDAKLGAFEAVLAKTLDAVGRGRQKLHGRIATDDLGALALNDDGTSPRPTSDADYLAGLADLSDTPAQQSPSVPAHQSYGQQQDTYAATAYQQDPYGGYQQQYTQPQQAADPYGYQQADPYAAGYPQQPAYDTNQGHQDPQGHQDHQDQQGQQGYAQPQANTLDETSLFDTTMITAEQLRRYEQGR from the coding sequence GTGGACGTGCAGAAGAAGCTCGACGAGATCGTCTCGGTGGTCTCCGGCGCCCGATCCATGCCCATGTCGGCCTCGTGCGTGGTCAACCGCGCCGAACTGCTCTCCCTGCTCGACGAGCTGCGTGCGGCCCTGCCCGACTCGCTCGCCCAGGCGCGGGAGCTGATCGGCGACCGCGACACCATGGTCGAGCGGGCCCGCCAGGAGGCCGAGCGGATCATCGAGAACGCGCACGCCGAGCGCGGCTCCCTGATCTCCGACACCGAGGTCGCCCGCCGCTCCCAGAACGAGGCCGACCGCATCCTGGGCGAGGCCCGCCAGGAGGCCGAGGAGGTCCGCGCGGAGGCCGACGACTACGTCGACTCCAAGCTCGCCAACTTCGAGGTCGTCCTCACCAAGACCCTCGGTTCGGTGGGACGGGGCCGCGAGAAGCTCCTCGGTACAGGCCCCGGCCTCGACGGGCAGGGCTACGTGGACCCTGAAGAAGACGACGCCCCCGAGCGCAGCCACGACCCGGAGCAGCTCCGCCGTGACGCCGACGCCTACGTGGACGCCAAGCTCGGTGCCTTCGAGGCGGTCCTCGCCAAGACCCTGGACGCCGTCGGCCGCGGCCGGCAGAAGCTCCACGGCCGTATCGCCACCGACGACCTCGGCGCCCTCGCCCTGAACGACGACGGCACCTCCCCGCGGCCCACCAGCGACGCCGACTACCTGGCCGGGCTGGCCGACCTCTCGGACACCCCCGCGCAGCAGTCCCCCTCCGTGCCGGCGCACCAGTCGTACGGACAGCAGCAGGACACCTACGCGGCGACGGCGTACCAGCAGGACCCCTACGGCGGCTACCAGCAGCAGTACACCCAGCCCCAGCAGGCCGCCGACCCCTACGGCTACCAGCAGGCCGACCCGTACGCGGCCGGCTACCCGCAGCAGCCGGCGTACGACACGAACCAGGGACACCAGGACCCGCAGGGGCACCAGGATCACCAGGATCAGCAGGGGCAACAGGGGTACGCGCAGCCGCAGGCGAACACCCTCGACGAGACCAGCCTCTTCGACACCACCATGATCACGGCGGAGCAGTTGCGCCGCTACGAGCAGGGTCGCTGA
- a CDS encoding tetratricopeptide repeat protein, translating to MSRFSDITDFDELRRAMAENYEQPEGPARNARAELLLAQAEKLNVPLAVIEALGHQLKVYNYSSEKDKMFVPFARLLRMWDERPEDFDEYEVHSLHWVFKWMSAGMLNQPHVPLASIEKWLGEMEHRYRLAGHSERAVRSAEFSVATHIGDLARAERAYGAWLAADRDAMADCHACELHGQGWWQALRRREAEALELWAPVLEGEYTCAHEPHTVLASSLVPLLRLGRPDEARAHHLRGFRLVRAMESMRGAYADHVEFCALTGNEARGLELLAERPAYFTDSGDPRSKLDFMSVVALLMSRLTARGFGEQNVPGPAGRGWTARELAAHAREEALALAALFDERNGTAYVSTHVRERMDRSPLLERLPLGVRSTRAVVPVPAPRPPAEVERTEGMAAPEDLPALLAEARRLSESLHPGSVGAWAAVSRAAEAEGAELDAWDRAEIVDHEAIGLGPEGRTLFERAAELYEEAGDPGEALAARARGANVHALAGHPDAALELISEPYERILALWADGRTGVRQTASVLVGRARILVQRMHESEDADVVAPAEAAVRELAEFCAGAEPRHAEDVRLASRAAEARAMLGELAAHGGDAEAAAGLFAEAAERYVAAGLPWFAVQYEARLAGVAQHLGDLETAERAARSALEHGGADLEAVGHAQLHLQLAELLGAGERVEEASAHALEAAHWSDEAGEGPTLGAWARHLLGGFLLRLGRWAEAAEVLESALPDLTTETHGDGAVAQTLWWLGDCHTELGEHREAAERWLRAADIARHWPEQRDHAMLAHLAAEALARAGLPGEADRAYARAVDLWGELGNVHGYVRALRARAWYAARESRQGAEPSALDEARELMGDAVVGCEAALSDVTGEENRRRIAAELGETCRQFGDLLARSVAEDAELASFGPVFEEALGFVERAVSVYESLGEDFLDARTAVELAAGWLEADLRRGAAAAGRARGVVSALAGRDDETAVARRAEAERLSEVAGAAGAREEG from the coding sequence ATGAGCCGGTTCAGCGACATCACGGATTTCGACGAGCTGCGCCGGGCCATGGCGGAGAACTACGAGCAGCCGGAGGGCCCCGCCCGCAACGCGCGCGCGGAACTGCTGCTCGCTCAGGCCGAGAAGCTGAACGTGCCGCTCGCCGTGATCGAGGCGCTCGGGCATCAGCTGAAGGTCTACAACTACAGCTCCGAGAAGGACAAGATGTTCGTCCCCTTCGCGCGTCTGCTGCGCATGTGGGACGAGCGCCCGGAGGACTTCGACGAGTACGAGGTCCACTCCCTGCACTGGGTGTTCAAGTGGATGTCGGCCGGCATGCTGAACCAGCCGCACGTCCCGCTGGCCTCCATCGAGAAGTGGCTCGGCGAGATGGAGCACCGCTACCGGCTCGCCGGGCACTCGGAACGGGCCGTGCGCAGCGCCGAGTTCAGTGTGGCCACGCACATCGGCGACCTGGCGCGGGCCGAGCGGGCGTACGGGGCGTGGCTGGCCGCCGACCGGGACGCCATGGCCGACTGTCACGCGTGCGAGCTGCACGGGCAGGGCTGGTGGCAGGCCCTGCGGCGCCGGGAAGCGGAGGCGCTGGAGCTGTGGGCGCCGGTCTTGGAGGGCGAGTACACGTGCGCGCACGAGCCGCACACCGTCCTGGCGTCCTCCCTGGTGCCGCTGCTGCGCCTGGGGCGCCCGGACGAGGCGCGGGCCCACCATCTGCGGGGTTTCCGGCTGGTGCGGGCCATGGAGAGCATGCGGGGCGCGTACGCGGACCACGTGGAGTTCTGTGCCCTGACCGGTAACGAGGCACGCGGCCTGGAGCTGCTGGCCGAGCGTCCGGCGTACTTCACCGACTCCGGGGACCCGCGCAGCAAGCTGGACTTCATGAGTGTGGTGGCCCTGCTCATGAGCCGCCTCACCGCGCGTGGGTTCGGCGAGCAGAACGTCCCCGGTCCCGCCGGGCGTGGCTGGACCGCCCGCGAACTGGCCGCCCACGCGCGCGAGGAGGCCCTCGCGCTGGCCGCGCTCTTCGACGAGCGCAACGGCACGGCGTACGTCAGCACCCATGTCCGGGAGCGGATGGACCGATCGCCGCTGCTGGAGCGGCTGCCGCTGGGGGTGCGTTCGACGCGGGCCGTCGTTCCGGTGCCGGCGCCCCGGCCGCCCGCCGAAGTCGAGCGGACGGAGGGCATGGCGGCCCCCGAGGACCTGCCCGCTCTCCTCGCGGAGGCGCGGCGGCTCTCCGAGTCCCTGCATCCCGGGTCGGTCGGCGCCTGGGCCGCCGTGTCACGTGCCGCCGAGGCCGAGGGCGCGGAGCTGGACGCCTGGGACCGTGCGGAGATCGTCGACCACGAGGCGATCGGCCTCGGGCCGGAGGGCCGCACCCTCTTCGAACGGGCGGCCGAGCTGTACGAGGAGGCCGGTGACCCCGGCGAGGCACTGGCGGCACGCGCGCGCGGGGCGAACGTGCACGCCCTGGCGGGCCACCCCGACGCGGCCCTGGAGCTGATCTCCGAGCCGTACGAGCGGATCCTCGCCCTCTGGGCGGACGGCCGGACGGGCGTGCGGCAGACGGCGTCCGTGCTGGTGGGGCGGGCGCGGATACTCGTGCAGCGGATGCACGAGAGCGAGGACGCCGACGTGGTGGCCCCCGCCGAGGCCGCCGTGCGGGAGCTGGCCGAGTTCTGTGCGGGCGCCGAGCCGCGCCACGCGGAGGACGTACGGCTGGCCTCGCGGGCCGCGGAGGCGCGGGCGATGCTCGGGGAGCTGGCCGCGCACGGCGGGGACGCGGAGGCCGCCGCCGGGCTGTTCGCGGAGGCCGCGGAGCGGTATGTGGCGGCCGGGCTGCCCTGGTTCGCGGTGCAGTACGAGGCGCGGCTCGCCGGGGTCGCGCAGCATCTCGGGGACCTGGAGACCGCCGAGCGGGCGGCCCGTTCGGCGCTGGAGCACGGCGGGGCGGATCTGGAGGCGGTGGGGCACGCGCAGCTGCACCTCCAGCTGGCCGAGCTGCTCGGCGCCGGCGAGCGGGTGGAGGAGGCCTCCGCGCACGCCCTGGAGGCGGCGCACTGGTCCGACGAGGCGGGTGAGGGTCCGACGCTCGGCGCCTGGGCCCGGCATCTGCTCGGCGGGTTCCTGCTGCGGCTGGGACGGTGGGCGGAGGCGGCCGAGGTGCTGGAGTCGGCGCTGCCGGACCTCACCACCGAGACGCACGGGGACGGGGCCGTCGCCCAGACCCTGTGGTGGCTCGGTGACTGCCACACCGAGCTGGGTGAGCACCGTGAGGCCGCCGAACGGTGGCTGCGGGCCGCCGACATCGCCCGGCACTGGCCCGAGCAGCGCGACCACGCCATGCTCGCCCATCTCGCCGCCGAGGCGCTCGCGCGCGCGGGGCTGCCCGGCGAGGCCGACCGGGCGTACGCGCGTGCCGTCGATCTCTGGGGTGAGCTGGGGAACGTCCACGGGTACGTCCGGGCGCTGCGGGCGCGGGCCTGGTACGCGGCGCGGGAGAGCCGTCAGGGCGCGGAGCCGTCGGCCCTGGACGAGGCCCGGGAGCTGATGGGTGACGCCGTGGTGGGCTGCGAGGCGGCCCTGTCCGATGTGACCGGTGAGGAGAACCGGCGGCGGATCGCCGCGGAACTCGGCGAGACCTGCCGGCAGTTCGGCGACCTGCTCGCCCGGTCCGTGGCCGAGGACGCGGAACTCGCGTCCTTCGGGCCGGTCTTCGAGGAGGCGCTCGGGTTCGTCGAGCGGGCGGTGTCGGTGTACGAGTCCCTCGGGGAGGACTTCCTCGACGCGCGGACCGCCGTGGAACTCGCTGCGGGGTGGCTGGAGGCCGACCTCCGGCGGGGGGCCGCGGCCGCGGGGCGGGCGCGGGGTGTGGTGTCCGCGCTCGCCGGGCGGGACGACGAGACGGCGGTGGCTCGGCGGGCGGAGGCGGAGCGGTTGTCGGAGGTGGCGGGGGCCGCGGGGGCGCGGGAAGAGGGCTGA
- the recG gene encoding ATP-dependent DNA helicase RecG, with protein MDPVPALEEPLKNTLGAATAKVMAEHLGLHTVGDLLHHYPRRYEERGQLTHLADLPMDEHVTVVAQVADARLHTFASAKAPRGKGQRLEVTITDGSGRLQLVFFGHGVHKPHKDLLPGTRALFAGKVSVFNRRLQLAHPAYELLRGEEVTETVDSWAGALIPMYPATAKLESWKIAKAVQTVLPSAQEAVDPLPDSLREGRGLATLPEALLKIHRPHTKADIESARDRLKWDEAFVLQVALARRRHADAQLPAVARRPAPEGLLTTFDARLPFTLTDGQRKVSKEIFDDLATEHPMHRLLQGEVGSGKTMVALRAMLAVVDAGGQAAMLAPTEVLAQQHHRSVTEMMGELAEGGMLGGAEHATKVVLLTGSMGAAGRRQALLDLVTGEAGIVIGTHALIEDKVQFHDLGLVVVDEQHRFGVEQRDALRGKGKQPPHLLVMTATPIPRTVAMTVFGDLETSVLDQLPAGRSPIASHVVPAADKPHFLARTWERVREEVENGHQAYVVCPRIGDEEDDPKKPGRKSPEDEAEKRPPLAVLAVADQLAKGPLQGLKVEVLHGRMHPDDKDAVMRRFAAGETHVLVATTVIEVGVNVPNATAMVIMDADRFGVSQLHQLRGRVGRGSAAGLCLLVTEMPEASAARQRLNAVAATLDGFELSRIDLEQRREGDVLGQAQSGARTSLRMLAVIDDEEIIAEARQEAAAVVAADPDLKSLPGLRTALDALLDEEREQYLDKG; from the coding sequence ATGGATCCCGTGCCCGCGCTCGAAGAACCGCTCAAGAACACGCTCGGCGCCGCCACCGCGAAGGTGATGGCCGAGCACCTCGGCCTGCACACCGTCGGTGACCTGCTGCACCACTATCCCCGCAGGTACGAGGAGCGCGGCCAGCTCACCCACCTCGCCGACCTCCCGATGGACGAGCACGTCACGGTGGTCGCCCAGGTCGCCGACGCCCGCCTGCACACCTTCGCCTCCGCCAAGGCCCCCCGGGGCAAGGGCCAGCGCCTCGAAGTCACCATCACCGACGGCAGCGGCCGCCTCCAGCTCGTCTTCTTCGGCCACGGCGTGCACAAACCCCACAAGGACCTCCTCCCCGGCACCCGCGCCCTCTTCGCCGGCAAGGTCTCCGTCTTCAACCGCCGACTCCAACTGGCCCACCCGGCCTACGAGTTGCTGCGCGGCGAGGAGGTCACGGAGACCGTCGACAGCTGGGCCGGCGCCCTCATCCCGATGTACCCGGCCACCGCCAAGCTGGAGTCCTGGAAGATCGCCAAGGCCGTCCAGACGGTCCTCCCGAGCGCACAGGAAGCCGTCGACCCCCTCCCCGACTCCCTTCGCGAGGGCCGAGGCCTGGCCACCCTCCCCGAAGCCCTCCTGAAGATCCACCGCCCGCACACCAAGGCGGACATCGAGTCCGCCCGCGACCGCCTCAAATGGGACGAGGCCTTCGTCCTCCAGGTCGCCCTCGCCCGCCGCCGCCACGCCGACGCCCAACTGCCCGCCGTCGCCCGCCGCCCCGCCCCCGAAGGCCTCCTCACCACCTTCGACGCCCGCCTCCCCTTCACCCTCACCGACGGCCAGCGCAAGGTCTCCAAGGAGATCTTCGACGACCTGGCCACCGAGCATCCGATGCACCGGCTGCTCCAGGGCGAGGTGGGTTCCGGGAAGACGATGGTGGCCCTCCGCGCCATGCTCGCCGTCGTCGACGCCGGCGGGCAGGCGGCCATGCTGGCGCCCACCGAGGTGCTCGCCCAGCAGCACCACCGGTCGGTGACCGAGATGATGGGCGAGCTGGCCGAGGGCGGGATGCTCGGCGGGGCCGAGCACGCCACCAAGGTGGTGCTGCTCACCGGGTCGATGGGTGCCGCGGGCCGCAGGCAGGCGTTGCTGGACCTGGTCACCGGCGAGGCCGGCATCGTCATCGGCACGCACGCGCTGATCGAGGACAAGGTGCAGTTCCACGACCTGGGCCTGGTCGTCGTGGACGAGCAGCACCGCTTCGGCGTCGAACAGCGCGACGCCCTGCGTGGCAAGGGCAAACAGCCGCCCCACCTCCTCGTCATGACGGCCACCCCCATCCCGCGCACGGTCGCCATGACCGTCTTCGGCGACCTGGAGACCTCGGTCCTCGACCAACTCCCCGCCGGCCGCTCGCCCATCGCCAGCCATGTCGTCCCGGCCGCCGACAAGCCCCACTTCCTCGCCCGCACCTGGGAACGCGTCCGCGAGGAGGTGGAGAACGGCCACCAGGCGTACGTCGTCTGCCCGCGCATCGGGGACGAGGAGGACGACCCGAAGAAGCCCGGCAGGAAGTCCCCCGAGGACGAGGCCGAGAAGCGCCCGCCGCTCGCCGTCCTCGCCGTCGCCGACCAGCTCGCCAAGGGCCCCCTCCAGGGCCTGAAGGTCGAGGTTTTGCACGGCCGTATGCATCCCGACGACAAGGACGCGGTCATGCGCCGCTTCGCCGCCGGCGAGACCCATGTCCTGGTCGCCACCACGGTCATCGAGGTCGGCGTGAACGTCCCGAACGCCACCGCCATGGTGATCATGGACGCCGACCGCTTCGGCGTCTCCCAGCTCCACCAGCTCCGCGGCCGGGTGGGCCGGGGCTCCGCCGCCGGTCTCTGCCTCCTGGTCACCGAGATGCCCGAGGCGAGCGCGGCCCGCCAGCGCCTCAACGCCGTCGCCGCCACGCTCGACGGCTTCGAACTCTCCCGCATCGACCTCGAACAACGCCGCGAGGGCGACGTCCTCGGCCAGGCCCAGTCCGGCGCCCGCACCAGCCTCCGCATGCTCGCCGTCATCGACGACGAGGAGATCATCGCGGAGGCGAGGCAGGAGGCGGCGGCCGTGGTGGCCGCCGACCCGGACCTGAAGAGCCTCCCGGGCCTGCGCACAGCCCTGGACGCCCTCCTGGACGAGGAGCGGGAGCAGTACCTGGACAAGGGCTGA
- the rsmD gene encoding 16S rRNA (guanine(966)-N(2))-methyltransferase RsmD, which yields MDPQPPLLHQGRKMTRVIAGAAGGRRLAVPPGTGTRPTSDRAREGLFSTWQSLLGGPLDGERVLDLYAGSGAVGLEALSRGAAHTLLVEADARAARTVRDNVRSLGLPGAEVRSGKAEQIVQGPAPDEPYDLVFLDPPYAVSDDDLREILLTLRTGGWLGEEALVTVERSTRGGEFAWPTGFEAIRARRYGEGTFWYGRAASTCEDAR from the coding sequence CTGGACCCACAGCCGCCCCTCCTCCACCAAGGACGCAAGATGACCCGCGTGATCGCCGGCGCAGCCGGCGGACGCCGCCTGGCCGTCCCGCCAGGGACAGGCACCCGCCCCACCTCCGACCGCGCACGCGAAGGCCTCTTCTCCACCTGGCAGTCCCTCCTCGGCGGCCCCCTGGACGGCGAACGCGTCCTGGACCTGTACGCGGGATCGGGCGCGGTCGGCCTGGAGGCCCTCTCCCGGGGCGCCGCCCACACCCTCCTCGTCGAGGCCGACGCCCGCGCCGCCCGGACGGTCCGCGACAACGTCAGATCGCTCGGCCTCCCCGGCGCCGAGGTGAGGTCGGGCAAAGCGGAGCAGATCGTCCAGGGCCCGGCGCCGGACGAGCCGTACGACCTCGTCTTCCTGGACCCCCCGTACGCCGTCTCGGACGACGATCTTCGCGAGATCCTGCTCACACTCCGTACCGGGGGCTGGCTCGGCGAGGAAGCTCTCGTCACCGTGGAGCGCAGCACCAGAGGCGGTGAATTCGCCTGGCCGACCGGTTTCGAAGCCATCAGGGCCCGTCGCTACGGCGAGGGAACGTTTTGGTACGGTCGCGCCGCCTCTACGTGCGAAGACGCACGATGA
- the coaD gene encoding pantetheine-phosphate adenylyltransferase, with product MRRAVCPGSFDPITNGHLDIIGRASKLYDEVYVAVMINKSKKGLFEVEERIELIRQVTTEYGNVRVEAFHGLLVDFCKQRDIPAIVKGLRAVSDFDYELQMAQMNIGLSGVETLFVPTNPTYSFLSSSLVKEVATWGGDVSHLVPPLVLEALGERLKHD from the coding sequence GTGCGCCGTGCCGTCTGTCCCGGGTCGTTCGACCCCATCACCAACGGACATCTCGACATCATTGGCCGCGCCTCCAAGTTGTACGACGAGGTCTATGTCGCGGTGATGATCAACAAGTCGAAGAAGGGCCTCTTCGAGGTCGAGGAGCGGATCGAGCTGATCCGCCAGGTCACCACCGAGTACGGGAACGTACGGGTGGAGGCCTTCCACGGCCTGCTCGTCGACTTCTGCAAGCAGCGCGACATCCCGGCCATCGTCAAGGGCCTGCGCGCGGTCAGCGACTTCGACTACGAGCTGCAGATGGCCCAGATGAACATCGGCCTCTCGGGCGTGGAGACCCTCTTCGTCCCCACCAACCCCACCTACAGCTTCCTGTCGTCCTCCCTGGTCAAGGAGGTCGCGACCTGGGGCGGCGATGTCTCCCACCTGGTGCCCCCGCTCGTCCTCGAAGCGCTGGGCGAGCGACTGAAGCACGACTGA
- a CDS encoding HSP90 family protein yields the protein MDSMTSQSSQAPQTPQAPQSPHTFQVDLRGLVDLLSHHLYSSPKVYLRELLQNAVDAITARHVEQPDAPARVRLFAEGGALRVEDSGIGLTEADVHDLLATIGRSSKRDDGGIQEVRSDFLGQFGIGMLACFVVAERIRVVSRSARTPDAPPVEWTAADDGSYTVRTLPDEARPEPGTTVHLLARPGAAEWLSPARVLTLARDFGSLLPYDVRVGDEAVTDLPAPWDRAYPSPTTRRVALARHCHDLFGFTPLDSIELNVPLAGIRGVAYVLPAAVSPAQRATHRVHLKGMLLTERAEQLLPDWAFFVRCVLDTDSLRPTASRESLYEDETLAAVREALGERIRGWLTGLAAGDPERLAAFLSVHYLGVKSLARHDREMLRTMLPWLPFETTDGRLSLEEFAQRHPVVHFTRTVEEYRQVAPIASAQGVGVVNGGYTYDSELVEALPSVRPGTVVAELDADTVTAHLDTLDPDEELALTGFLSAARARLDPLGCDVVLRAFHPLSVPALHLDDRSSRHEQARAEAEERADDLWAGILGSLRSSAPRARLVLNHLNPLIRRISSLSDRELIGTATESLYGQALLMAQRPLRPADSALLNRAFIGLLEWATHTDPGSGPGSGSGSGFGEDGRR from the coding sequence ATGGATTCAATGACCTCACAGTCATCCCAGGCACCCCAGACTCCTCAGGCGCCCCAGTCGCCTCATACGTTCCAGGTCGATCTGCGTGGCCTGGTGGATCTGCTCTCGCACCACCTCTATTCCAGTCCGAAGGTCTATCTGCGCGAGCTGCTGCAGAACGCCGTGGACGCGATCACCGCGCGCCACGTCGAGCAGCCCGACGCGCCCGCCCGGGTACGGCTGTTCGCCGAGGGCGGCGCACTGCGGGTGGAGGACTCGGGCATCGGGCTCACCGAGGCCGACGTACACGACCTGCTCGCCACCATCGGGCGCAGTTCGAAGCGCGACGACGGTGGCATTCAGGAGGTCCGCTCGGACTTTCTCGGGCAGTTCGGTATCGGCATGCTGGCCTGTTTCGTGGTCGCCGAGCGGATCCGCGTGGTCAGCCGCAGCGCCCGTACGCCGGACGCGCCGCCCGTGGAGTGGACGGCGGCCGACGACGGCTCGTACACCGTGCGGACGCTGCCCGACGAGGCGCGTCCCGAGCCGGGCACGACCGTGCACCTGCTCGCGCGGCCCGGCGCGGCGGAATGGCTCTCCCCCGCGCGCGTACTGACACTGGCGCGGGACTTCGGGTCGCTGCTGCCGTACGACGTCCGGGTGGGCGACGAGGCGGTCACCGATCTGCCGGCGCCCTGGGACCGCGCGTACCCCTCCCCCACCACCCGGCGGGTGGCCCTGGCCCGGCACTGCCACGACCTGTTCGGGTTCACGCCGCTGGACTCGATAGAGCTGAACGTGCCGCTGGCCGGGATCCGGGGCGTGGCGTACGTCCTGCCGGCCGCCGTCAGCCCCGCCCAGCGGGCGACCCACCGGGTGCATCTGAAGGGCATGCTGCTCACCGAGCGGGCCGAACAACTGTTGCCGGACTGGGCGTTCTTCGTGCGCTGTGTCCTCGACACGGACAGTCTGCGGCCCACGGCGTCGCGGGAGTCGCTGTACGAGGACGAGACCCTGGCGGCCGTACGGGAGGCGCTGGGCGAGAGGATCCGCGGTTGGCTCACGGGGCTCGCCGCGGGCGATCCGGAGCGGCTGGCGGCCTTCCTGTCGGTGCACTACCTGGGCGTGAAGTCCCTGGCGCGGCACGACAGGGAGATGCTGCGCACGATGCTGCCGTGGCTGCCCTTCGAGACGACCGACGGGCGGCTGTCCCTGGAGGAGTTCGCGCAGCGGCACCCGGTGGTGCACTTCACGCGCACGGTCGAGGAGTACCGCCAGGTCGCCCCGATCGCGTCCGCGCAGGGCGTCGGGGTCGTCAACGGCGGCTACACGTACGACAGCGAGCTGGTCGAGGCGCTGCCGTCGGTGCGCCCGGGGACGGTGGTCGCCGAGCTGGACGCCGACACGGTGACCGCGCACCTGGACACGCTGGACCCGGACGAGGAGCTGGCGCTGACGGGCTTCCTGTCGGCCGCGCGGGCCCGACTGGACCCCCTGGGGTGCGATGTCGTGCTGCGGGCCTTCCATCCGCTCTCGGTGCCCGCGCTGCACCTGGACGACCGGTCCTCCCGGCACGAGCAGGCCCGTGCGGAGGCGGAGGAGCGGGCCGACGACCTGTGGGCGGGCATCCTCGGCTCGCTGCGGAGCAGCGCCCCGCGCGCGCGGCTGGTGCTCAACCATCTCAACCCGCTGATCCGGCGGATCAGTTCCCTGTCCGACCGGGAGCTGATCGGCACGGCCACGGAGTCCCTGTACGGGCAGGCCCTGCTGATGGCCCAGCGACCGCTGAGGCCCGCGGACTCGGCGCTTTTGAACCGTGCCTTCATCGGCCTGCTGGAGTGGGCCACGCACACCGATCCCGGGTCGGGGCCCGGCTCGGGTTCGGGTTCCGGTTTCGGGGAGGACGGCCGCCGATGA